In Mesorhizobium sp. CAU 1732, the genomic window TCGGCACCGCGTGCCCGCCACGCCTCGGCATGCTCGGCGCGGCGCAGCACCACACGCACGCGCCTGCCGCCTTCCAGCAAAGCCTTTGCGGTTTCGCCACCGGCGCGTCCATTCGCTCCGAATATGACATCCATGATCCTATCTCCTCTCGTTGTGATGATCGCGGTCGAAAGATAAGCGAGGCCATTCTATGCTTGAAATGCATGTGTTATATATTCAGTATGCGCCAGGTGAATTTACGTGCTGTCGATCTTAATCTTCTCACCGTGCTAGACGCGCTTCTCGAAGAGTGCAGCGTCACGCGCGCTGCCGTTCGTCTCGGCATGAGCCAGCCGGCCGTCAGCCGTGCGCTTGCGCGTTTGCGATCGCTGTTCGACGACGCGCTGCTGGTCGACGGACCGGGCGGCTATCTGTTGAGCGAACGTGCCGAGCAGATCGTACCGGTTCTGCGCCGGGCATTGGCGGGCATCGGCAACATGCTGGACGCTCCGGCCTTCGATCCGGCCACCGCGACAGGACGCCTGCGCCTGTCGACGCCGGACCTTTATGCCGCCGTCATCGGTCCCCCTCTGCTTGCCCATATCGGCCGAGAAGCCCCCGGACTGAATCTCGACATCGTCGCGCCGGGGCCGGCGATTATCGGTGACCTGGAAGAAGGCACGCTCGAAGCGGTGATCGGCGTCATCGACGATGCCCCGGCAGGAATACAGCGTCGCGGACTGTTCGACGACGGATATGTGACGCTTCTGCGGGCGGGACATCCGGCGGCCGATGATGCATTGACGCTGGGGCGTTTCCTCGAACTCGATCATATCGCGATCAGTGTCACCGGCGTTGGATCGACCCCGGTCGACGACGTTCTCGCCATGACCCGGCACAAAAGGCGCGTGAAGGTGACGGTGCCGAACTTCCTCGCGGCGGTCGAGATCGCGGCGCAATCCGACCTCGTGATGACCCTGCCGGAGAGCCTGGCTCGCATGGCTGCCGGGGTGAACCGCTTCGTCATGCGAACGCCGCCGGCCGATCCGGGCCGTTTTACGCTCAGCATGCTCTGGCACGCCCGTCATCAGGCCTCGCCGCGCCATGTCTGGCTGCGCGACGCGATCGTCCATGCTGCCGCTCAGGTGGAGCGAAAAGTCCCAAGTGGCGATTAGCGCAAGTCGGACGCATTGCCAGATAGCACTCGTTCTAAGATGCCATTTAAGAGGGCTACAGCGTAAACATAGTTCTCTGTATCGTCCGATCACCGCACCCCCCATCGGGTGAGATAGTAAGCCGCCGATTCTACGCTACAGCCGATATATCTTGAGCGCAGCGACGACGGCTTGCGACCCCGTTGCGGCCGTACCTGACGACGCAGCTGACCGGAAACAGGCCATTGATCGAGCTACAGTCTAGGCTGCCATGGCCAATGCGGATAAAGTTGGCTGAAAGCGATGTGTCATGCAGGTTAAGGCCGTATGACGCCCCTACAACATCTGCCAACGATTGGCTTGTCACAACGTATCCGGCCAATTTAAGGATTGCTCCTTGTCAACGGACGCTCCCCGTCACGCCATGGTGGCGGTCAAAGTCGACATTGCCGTCATCGGTGCCGGCCAGGCGGGGCTCTCTTCGGCATATCATCTCCGTCGGATCGGTCTCGAACCGGACCTGGATTTTGTGGTTTTCGACCAGGCGGCGGGCCCGGGTGGCGCTTGGCAGTTTCGCTGGCCCTCGCTGACGCTGGCGACCGTCAACCGGGTTCACGATCTTCCCGGTCTCAAGCTGGAGGAAGTCATCGAAGTTGCCCCCTCTGAGCAAGTCCAAGCCTCGGTTGCGGTGCCGCAATATTACCAGGCCTATGAGAAAGCCTTTGACCTGCGCATCCATCGCCCGGTGAAGGTCAAGGTCGTCTGCGACCGGGGAGAGCGGCTGCGTGTCGAGACCGATGCGGGCCTCTTTTCCGTGCGGGGAATCATTAACGCGACCGGAACCTGGACAACGCCCTACATCCCCGACATTCCCGGAAAGAACAGGTTCGCCGGAAGGCAGCTTCACACGAGGGACTACCGAACCGCTGAGGAGTTCAGGGGCAAGCATGTGGTGGTGGTCGGTGCCGGCATTTCTGCCCTCCAACTTCTCGACGAGACTTCCCGAGTCACGACCACGACATGGGTCACCCGCCGCGAGCCTGAGTTCCACAAAGGTCCGTTTACGCCGGAAGTGGGACGCGCAGCCGTTGCCTTGGTTGAAGAGCGTGTCAGGCAGGGCCTTCCTCCGACGTCGGTCGTATCGGTTACAGGTATTCCCATAACGCCGACCATCGAAGAGATGCGCCGGCGCGGCGTCCTGAACAGACGTCCGATGTTCACAAAGATCACGGAGAGCGGTGTGCGATGGGAAGACGGGAGCGAGGTCGCGGCCGACGTCATTCTATGGTGTACGGGGTTCCGCAGCTCGCTCGATCACCTTGCTCCATTGCAGTTTCGGGAAGAAGGCGGCGGTATCATCATGACTGGACGTCTGGCGACGCAGGTTGAAAAGGACCCTCGCATCCACCTGGTCGGTTACGGCCCGTCCTCATCGACGATCGGG contains:
- a CDS encoding LysR family transcriptional regulator — translated: MRQVNLRAVDLNLLTVLDALLEECSVTRAAVRLGMSQPAVSRALARLRSLFDDALLVDGPGGYLLSERAEQIVPVLRRALAGIGNMLDAPAFDPATATGRLRLSTPDLYAAVIGPPLLAHIGREAPGLNLDIVAPGPAIIGDLEEGTLEAVIGVIDDAPAGIQRRGLFDDGYVTLLRAGHPAADDALTLGRFLELDHIAISVTGVGSTPVDDVLAMTRHKRRVKVTVPNFLAAVEIAAQSDLVMTLPESLARMAAGVNRFVMRTPPADPGRFTLSMLWHARHQASPRHVWLRDAIVHAAAQVERKVPSGD
- a CDS encoding NAD(P)-binding domain-containing protein, translated to MVAVKVDIAVIGAGQAGLSSAYHLRRIGLEPDLDFVVFDQAAGPGGAWQFRWPSLTLATVNRVHDLPGLKLEEVIEVAPSEQVQASVAVPQYYQAYEKAFDLRIHRPVKVKVVCDRGERLRVETDAGLFSVRGIINATGTWTTPYIPDIPGKNRFAGRQLHTRDYRTAEEFRGKHVVVVGAGISALQLLDETSRVTTTTWVTRREPEFHKGPFTPEVGRAAVALVEERVRQGLPPTSVVSVTGIPITPTIEEMRRRGVLNRRPMFTKITESGVRWEDGSEVAADVILWCTGFRSSLDHLAPLQFREEGGGIIMTGRLATQVEKDPRIHLVGYGPSSSTIGANRAGAAAARELATLLKLPS